A single window of Nicotiana sylvestris chromosome 3, ASM39365v2, whole genome shotgun sequence DNA harbors:
- the LOC104229763 gene encoding uncharacterized protein isoform X1 produces MEPWEALDVDDSDLHSLLRPCKRLRHNSNLSTSTSNSPPLLPPSSQSSESSQSQASQHQLQSPPQRLIPGPAGSVQYAMIQRTYDRQSHSLMTSQGDNLIPTQEYIRRAVENSSDFDYDFKSNLWRRALKSVDTENGIIPRTPLSSVNKCLKASRVDQVVAVVKSCTHNGLGGLMVTLKDPTGSIGASIHHKVLSESQYGKDICIGSVLILQKVAVFCPSTSSSSYYLNITLGNLTEVFCKESPPPSMHSKAAYEVNHSDPEIAASASARKACALQSISIPDKETTEEIIDDRTTECMSAGGSLHKEIQMDKENLVPSSYICNKIRAFEETSIVDKECHNQIQSAAKEFEGTDRNRGILHKNNNQQMGENFPGSLSPGNKRAGSIKNRFDPEIQIVDEVKDYKQPIVSKVSQLQWTDEQLDELFACEDDECSLL; encoded by the exons ATGGAGCCATGGGAAGCGTTGGATGTAGACGATTCCGACCTCCATTCTCTCCTCCGCCCTTGTAAGCGTCTCCGCCATAACTCTAATCTCTCCACCTCCACTTCAAATTCTCCGCCGCTTCTGCCGCCGTCTTCTCAATCTTCCGAATCCTCACAATCACAAGCTTCTCAACATCAGTTACAGTCGCCGCCTCAACGCCTCATTCCCGGACCGGCAGGTTCCGTACAATATGCAATGATTCAACGAACTTACGATCGTCAATCTCATAGTCTCATGACCTCTCAAGGTGACAATCTGATACCTACGCAAGAGTACATTAGGAGAGCCGTCGAAAATTCTTCCGACTTCGACTATGATTTCAAATCCAATCTATGGCGTCGTGCCCTTAAATCTGTTG ATACGGAGAACGGAATAATTCCTCGCACGCCTTTGAGCTCTGTCAATAAATGCCTAAAAGCTTCTAGGGTTGATCAG GTTGTGGCGGTTGTTAAGTCTTGTACACATAATGGTCTTGGCGGTCTGATGGTGACTTTGAAG GATCCTACAGGTTCAATTGGTGCTAGCATTCATCACAAAGTACTTAGCGAGAGTCAGTATGGAAAGGACATTTGCATTGGCTCAGTTTTGATACTACAAAAG GTTGCTGTGTTTTGCCCTTCAACTTCAAGTTCATCGTATTATCTTAACATAACACTCGGGAATCTGACAGAG GTTTTCTGCAAGGAAAGTCCCCCTCCATCAATGCACAGCAAAGCAGCATATGAAGTCAACCATAGTGATCCTGAAATTG CAGCTTCAGCCTCTGCTAGAAAAGCTTGTGCACTGCAGAGTATTTCCATCCCAGATAAAGAAACAACTGAAGAAATCATAGATGATAGGACCACAGAATGCATGTCTGCAGGTGGAAGtttgcataaggagattcaaatgGACAAGGAAAATCTAGTTCCAAGTAGctacatttgcaacaaaattagAGCCTTTGAGGAGACATCCATTGTAGACAAAGAATGTCACAATCAGATACAAAGTGCTGCCAAAGAATTTGAAGGAACAGACAGAAACAGAGGGATTCTCCACAAAAACAATAATCAGCAAATGGGAGAGAATTTTCCGGGTTCCCTCTCTCCGGGGAACAAAAGAGCTGGTTCAATAAAGAACCGCTTTGATCCAGAAATTCAGATAGTTGATGAAGTTAAGGATTACAAACAGCCAATTGTGTCGAAGGTGTCACAGCTTCAGTGGACAGATGAACAGCTTGACGAACTGTTTGCCTGCGAGGATGATGAATGTTCTTTACTCTAA
- the LOC104229766 gene encoding BAG family molecular chaperone regulator 6-like, with translation MESPFYGSYWSQPTRPRYSSNMRGIPVRPIHQNAIGIKPAVQIPVHFVGSDPERSVSALKTQKPKPDPSVFSLRIQTVFRGFLVRKNVKKIISIRKEVDEIERKILCGEMAELIQRDERERLRVNETLMSLLLKLDSVRGVDSGVRDCRKAVIKKVISLQEKIDFIVSACNQIAVKEENIYNDSDEVPKLVNQTEYIPHSTGNQNENENSTYQSEVSDLLEQSVEAKNQAALNCTKKDEKTQVEGEFDAAPSIEKSDELPELSVERIERIDEEENEAGLHGEDESRKNRELMEKMVENNEKMMRMMNEMCQRNEMQTLMLNSLAQRVAQLEKAFLCDRLKAKPKKKRHGA, from the coding sequence ATGGAAAGCCCATTCTATGGAAGCTATTGGTCCCAGCCGACTCGTCCTCGCTATTCCTCAAACATGAGAGGAATACCTGTGCGGCCGATACATCAAAATGCTATCGGTATTAAACCGGCAGTTCAGATTCCGGTCCATTTCGTCGGTTCGGATCCTGAGCGGTCCGTTTCAGCCTTGAAGACTCAGAAACCTAAGCCGGACCCATCCGTATTCTCCTTAAGGATTCAGACGGTATTCAGAGGCTTTTTAGTGAGAAAAAACGTGAAGAAAATCATATCAATACGAAAAGAGGTTGACGAAATTGAGCGCAAGATTTTGTGCGGCGAAATGGCGGAGTTGATTCAGAGAGACGAAAGGGAGAGGTTGCGGGTTAATGAGACGCTGATGTCTCTGCTTTTGAAATTGGATTCCGTTCGTGGGGTTGATTCCGGTGTTAGGGACTGCAGAAAGGCTGTGATTAAAAAGGTAATCTCTTTGCAAGAGAAAATTGActttattgtttcagcatgtaATCAAATTGCAGTCAAAGAGGAGAATATATACAATGATTCCGATGAAGTCCCTAAATTGGTCAATCAGACCGAATACATCCCCCATTCCACAGGAAATCAGAACGAAAATGAAAATTCGACATATCAGAGTGAAGTTTCTGATCTATTGGAGCAGAGTGTGGAAGCAAAAAATCAAGCAGCATTGAATTGTACGAAGAAAGACGAGAAAACACAAGTAGAGGGCGAATTCGATGCAGCGCCATCAATTGAGAAGTCTGATGAGTTGCCGGAGTTAAGTGTGGAGAGAATTGAAAGAATTGATGAGGAGGAGAATGAAGCAGGGTTACACGGGGAAGATGAGAGTAGAAAAAACAGAGAGTTGATGGAGAAAATGGTGGAAAATAATGAGAAGATGATGAGAATGATGAATGAGATGTGCCAGAGAAACGAAATGCAAACGCTGATGCTGAATTCGCTGGCGCAGAGGGTGGCGCAATTAGAGAAAGCTTTCCTATGTGATAGGTTGAAGGCAAAACCAAAGAAAAAGAGGCATGGTGCTTAA
- the LOC104229763 gene encoding uncharacterized protein isoform X2, translating to MEPWEALDVDDSDLHSLLRPCKRLRHNSNLSTSTSNSPPLLPPSSQSSESSQSQASQHQLQSPPQRLIPGPAGSVQYAMIQRTYDRQSHSLMTSQGDNLIPTQEYIRRAVENSSDFDYDFKSNLWRRALKSVDTENGIIPRTPLSSVNKCLKASRVDQVVAVVKSCTHNGLGGLMVTLKDPTGSIGASIHHKVLSESQYGKDICIGSVLILQKVAVFCPSTSSSSYYLNITLGNLTEVFCKESPPPSMHSKAAYEVNHSDPEIASASARKACALQSISIPDKETTEEIIDDRTTECMSAGGSLHKEIQMDKENLVPSSYICNKIRAFEETSIVDKECHNQIQSAAKEFEGTDRNRGILHKNNNQQMGENFPGSLSPGNKRAGSIKNRFDPEIQIVDEVKDYKQPIVSKVSQLQWTDEQLDELFACEDDECSLL from the exons ATGGAGCCATGGGAAGCGTTGGATGTAGACGATTCCGACCTCCATTCTCTCCTCCGCCCTTGTAAGCGTCTCCGCCATAACTCTAATCTCTCCACCTCCACTTCAAATTCTCCGCCGCTTCTGCCGCCGTCTTCTCAATCTTCCGAATCCTCACAATCACAAGCTTCTCAACATCAGTTACAGTCGCCGCCTCAACGCCTCATTCCCGGACCGGCAGGTTCCGTACAATATGCAATGATTCAACGAACTTACGATCGTCAATCTCATAGTCTCATGACCTCTCAAGGTGACAATCTGATACCTACGCAAGAGTACATTAGGAGAGCCGTCGAAAATTCTTCCGACTTCGACTATGATTTCAAATCCAATCTATGGCGTCGTGCCCTTAAATCTGTTG ATACGGAGAACGGAATAATTCCTCGCACGCCTTTGAGCTCTGTCAATAAATGCCTAAAAGCTTCTAGGGTTGATCAG GTTGTGGCGGTTGTTAAGTCTTGTACACATAATGGTCTTGGCGGTCTGATGGTGACTTTGAAG GATCCTACAGGTTCAATTGGTGCTAGCATTCATCACAAAGTACTTAGCGAGAGTCAGTATGGAAAGGACATTTGCATTGGCTCAGTTTTGATACTACAAAAG GTTGCTGTGTTTTGCCCTTCAACTTCAAGTTCATCGTATTATCTTAACATAACACTCGGGAATCTGACAGAG GTTTTCTGCAAGGAAAGTCCCCCTCCATCAATGCACAGCAAAGCAGCATATGAAGTCAACCATAGTGATCCTGAAATTG CTTCAGCCTCTGCTAGAAAAGCTTGTGCACTGCAGAGTATTTCCATCCCAGATAAAGAAACAACTGAAGAAATCATAGATGATAGGACCACAGAATGCATGTCTGCAGGTGGAAGtttgcataaggagattcaaatgGACAAGGAAAATCTAGTTCCAAGTAGctacatttgcaacaaaattagAGCCTTTGAGGAGACATCCATTGTAGACAAAGAATGTCACAATCAGATACAAAGTGCTGCCAAAGAATTTGAAGGAACAGACAGAAACAGAGGGATTCTCCACAAAAACAATAATCAGCAAATGGGAGAGAATTTTCCGGGTTCCCTCTCTCCGGGGAACAAAAGAGCTGGTTCAATAAAGAACCGCTTTGATCCAGAAATTCAGATAGTTGATGAAGTTAAGGATTACAAACAGCCAATTGTGTCGAAGGTGTCACAGCTTCAGTGGACAGATGAACAGCTTGACGAACTGTTTGCCTGCGAGGATGATGAATGTTCTTTACTCTAA